TGTTGGTGCCGCCAGCGTAGGCGTTGGTGCCTTCGATAGCGACGGGGTCGGGCGCATAGATGGAGACGGTGGCTGGGAGGTTGGTCACAACCATGATTGTCACTGGCGCGGAGGTGGCGGTGATGCCAGCGCTATCCGTTGCCACGGCTGTCAGTGTGTAATTGCCAGCGAGGACGTTGCTCCAGGCCAGGAAGAAGGGAGCAATGGAACTGGTATTCGTGAGCATGAGGCCGCTCGCGTTCGTGACGATGCCGATGCTGGCATTGTTGGCAAAGTACTGGACCGTGGTCACTAGGTTTGAATCCGTCACACGGGCATGAATGCCGACGGTGGCGGGAGCAAGGAAGTATTGGCCATTAGTTGGGTAATAGAAACCGACGGTGAAAGGAACAGGTGGTGGAGGCGGCGATTTTACAATGATTGAGATTGGCGCGGAAGTGGCGGTGAGGCCGGCGGAGTCGGTGGCGACGGCGGTGAGTATGTAGGTGCCGGCTGCGACATTGCTCCAGGAGAGGAAGAAGGGATTACTCTCAGTTGAATTGGTGAGCAGGAGGCCCGGAGTGTTGGTGATGATGCCGAGGCTGCTGGAGCCTGCAAAGTATTGGACAGTGGTTACGAGGTTGGAATCCGTCACGCGGGCATGAATGCCGATGGTGGCTGGAGCGGTGAAAGTTTGGCCGTTGGTCGGGTACCAGAAGCTGACCAAGAACGGTATGGGAGGTGGCGGTGGTGGTGATTTTACGATGATGGCGACCGGTGCGGAAGTGGCGGTGAGTCCGGCGGAGTCGGTGGCGATCGCGGTCAGTGTGTAAGAACCAGCGAGAACGTTGCTCCAGGTAAAGTAGAAAGGACTGCTGGAGGTTGAATTGGTGAGCATCAAACCGTGGAGGTTGGTGACGGTGCCGAGGCTGTTGGTGCCAGCAAAGAATTGCACCGTGTTTACCAAATTTGAATCCGTTATACGGGTGTAAATATTTATGTTGGTCGGAGCAGTGAAGGCCTGGTTATTGGTGGGATACAGGATGCTGACGATGAACGGCGCGGGCGGCGGTGGAGGTGGTGCGTTCACGATGATGCTGATCGGCGCAGAGGTGGCCATGAGTCCGGCGGAGTCGGTGGCAATGGCGGTGAGCGTGTAGGTGCCAGCCAGGACATTGCTCCATGTCAGCTCGAAGGGGTTGCCCTGGGTTGAATTGGTGAGCAGGACTCCTGGGTTGTTGGTGACAGTGCCTATGCTGGAACTGCCGGCAAAATACTGGACCTTGGTCACCAGGTTTGAATCGGTCACGCGGGCATGGACTCCGATGTTGGCGGGCGCAGTGAAGATCTGGCCGTTGGTGGGGTAGAAGAAGCTGACCAGGAATGGCACGGGTGGCGGTGGAGCAGGCGATTTTACGACGATGGAGATTGGGGCAGAGGTGGCGGTGTGTCCGGTGGAGTCAGTGGCGATGGCGGTGAGGGTGTAAGTGCCGGCCAAAACATTGCTCCAGATTTTGTAGAAGGTAATGCTTGAGGTTGCATTCGTGGGGGGAGCGCTTTGGGTATTGGTAACTGTGCCGAGGTTGTTGGTGCCGGCAAAGAATTGCACGGTGGTTACCAGGTTTGAATCCGTCACGCTGGCATAAAGAGTAACGTTGGTTGGAGCAGTAAAAGTCTGGTTATTGGTGGGGTACAAAAGGCGGATCGCGAACGGCACCGGAGGCGGTGGCGCAGGTGATTTAACGGTGACGCTTATCGGTGCAGAGGTGGCGGTGAGTCCGGCTGAGTCGGTGGCGATGGCAGTGAGTGTGTAGGTGCCGACGGTGACATTACTCCAGCCAAACTCGAACGGGTTGGCCTGGGTTGAATTGGTGAGCAGGATGCCCGAAGTGTTGGTGACCGTTTTAATCAGGGTGGAACCGGAAAAGTATTGGACGGTGGTTACGAGGTTTGAATCCGTCACGCG
The sequence above is a segment of the Pedosphaera parvula Ellin514 genome. Coding sequences within it:
- a CDS encoding Ig-like domain-containing protein; this translates as MIVTRLSRLVSRCLVLLSFLVIGSGSLAWGQSSSVPFAVSFFYPTNGQTFTAPALIGIHARVTDSNLVTTVQYFSGSTLIKTVTNTSGILLTNSTQANPFEFGWSNVTVGTYTLTAIATDSAGLTATSAPISVTVKSPAPPPPVPFAIRLLYPTNNQTFTAPTNVTLYASVTDSNLVTTVQFFAGTNNLGTVTNTQSAPPTNATSSITFYKIWSNVLAGTYTLTAIATDSTGHTATSAPISIVVKSPAPPPPVPFLVSFFYPTNGQIFTAPANIGVHARVTDSNLVTKVQYFAGSSSIGTVTNNPGVLLTNSTQGNPFELTWSNVLAGTYTLTAIATDSAGLMATSAPISIIVNAPPPPPPAPFIVSILYPTNNQAFTAPTNINIYTRITDSNLVNTVQFFAGTNSLGTVTNLHGLMLTNSTSSSPFYFTWSNVLAGSYTLTAIATDSAGLTATSAPVAIIVKSPPPPPPIPFLVSFWYPTNGQTFTAPATIGIHARVTDSNLVTTVQYFAGSSSLGIITNTPGLLLTNSTESNPFFLSWSNVAAGTYILTAVATDSAGLTATSAPISIIVKSPPPPPVPFTVGFYYPTNGQYFLAPATVGIHARVTDSNLVTTVQYFANNASIGIVTNASGLMLTNTSSIAPFFLAWSNVLAGNYTLTAVATDSAGITATSAPVTIMVVTNLPATVSIYAPDPVAIEGTNAYAGGTNTATFLVRRDGATNVSLTVYYSIGGTATNGVDYVAIPYSVTIPAGQTYTPITIVPLADADSASRPYDTVVLELLALLPPGNLPPSYFVGSPRKAGAIILEETALPIIHPTANALADNSIFVSQPATNGMNFCLQVSTNLVNWLPVCTNTVLKGSAAFVDPNGGTGPSLFYRFVPVDTAARY